A window of Neisseria canis contains these coding sequences:
- a CDS encoding maleylacetate reductase, with translation MNRFHYQALPLDVYFGKGRISELRGILDRYGYRNVLVMTTPDQKSAGEKLAGTLGDIAAGVYPHAVMHVPVEVAQKASAYVREHQIDCCIALGGGSTIGLAKAVALELGVPIVAVPTTYAGSEMTTVYGLTDNGRKTTGKDIRVLPKAVIYDPELTFTLPAAISAASGMNAMAHAVEALYAENKNPIISMMAEESVRSLKNALPKIVQNPQDETAREQAFYGAWLAGICLGSVGMAVHHKICHTLGGTFNLPHAQAHAIMLPYSVHYNRSADDEAMARLASALDIADPQACGSELYRLNQSLGIPMALKDIGFPEHGAEEVARIVCDSPYYNPRPYVYDELLDLLKKAHEGRPPA, from the coding sequence ATGAACCGTTTCCATTACCAAGCCTTGCCGCTGGATGTGTATTTCGGCAAAGGACGCATCAGCGAACTGCGCGGCATATTAGACCGCTACGGCTACCGTAATGTGCTGGTGATGACCACGCCCGACCAAAAAAGCGCCGGTGAAAAACTGGCCGGAACATTGGGCGACATTGCCGCCGGTGTTTACCCCCATGCCGTGATGCACGTTCCGGTGGAAGTGGCTCAAAAAGCCTCGGCCTATGTGCGCGAACACCAAATCGACTGCTGTATCGCGCTGGGCGGCGGTTCCACCATCGGCTTGGCCAAAGCCGTGGCTTTGGAGCTGGGCGTACCCATAGTGGCCGTGCCGACCACTTACGCAGGCAGCGAAATGACCACGGTTTACGGCCTCACCGACAACGGCCGCAAAACCACCGGCAAAGATATCCGCGTTTTGCCCAAAGCCGTGATTTACGACCCCGAGCTGACCTTTACCCTGCCTGCCGCCATATCTGCCGCATCGGGCATGAATGCGATGGCTCACGCGGTTGAAGCCCTTTATGCGGAAAACAAAAACCCGATTATCAGCATGATGGCCGAAGAATCGGTGCGTTCTTTGAAAAACGCGCTTCCTAAAATCGTTCAAAACCCTCAAGACGAAACGGCGCGAGAACAGGCGTTTTACGGCGCATGGCTGGCGGGCATCTGTTTGGGTTCGGTCGGCATGGCGGTACACCACAAAATCTGCCATACCTTAGGCGGCACGTTCAATCTGCCCCACGCCCAAGCCCATGCCATCATGCTGCCTTATTCGGTGCATTACAACCGCTCAGCCGACGATGAAGCAATGGCTCGTCTGGCTTCGGCTTTGGATATCGCCGACCCGCAAGCATGCGGTTCCGAACTTTACCGCCTCAACCAGTCTTTAGGCATTCCGATGGCCCTGAAAGACATCGGCTTTCCCGAACACGGAGCCGAAGAAGTTGCCCGTATCGTGTGCGACAGCCCCTATTACAACCCGCGCCCGTATGTTTACGACGAGCTGCTCGACTTATTGAAAAAAGCCCATGAAGGTCGGCCGCCCGCCTGA
- a CDS encoding Rieske (2Fe-2S) protein, which translates to MSDKTFLCRQTELDENGGVFKVPHPVEQNITIVLIRKDGRCFAYRNVCPHFSIQLDNAQGRFFTYQNRYIMCAHHSAMFDIETGLCVDGPCKNHSLIQESVSEDEQAVYLSHGQT; encoded by the coding sequence GTGAGCGATAAAACCTTTCTCTGCCGCCAGACCGAGCTGGACGAAAACGGCGGGGTGTTCAAAGTACCCCACCCCGTTGAACAGAACATCACCATCGTGTTGATCAGGAAAGACGGGCGCTGCTTTGCCTACCGCAACGTGTGCCCGCATTTTTCCATCCAGCTCGACAATGCCCAAGGCCGTTTTTTCACTTACCAAAACCGCTACATCATGTGCGCGCACCATTCGGCCATGTTCGATATCGAAACCGGCCTGTGTGTAGACGGCCCCTGTAAAAACCATTCGTTGATACAGGAAAGCGTATCGGAAGACGAGCAAGCCGTTTATCTTTCCCACGGCCAAACCTAA
- a CDS encoding arylsulfatase, with protein sequence MNIKPIILALSVPAMLCTSAATAKPAAQQPPNVLVIVADDLGFSDTEPFGGEISTPNINRLAKEGAVLNNFYTGPTCSVTRSMLLTGNDHHQAGFGTMAEYLQPEQKGKPGYEGRLNGRVMTVAEILKNHGYASFVTGKWHLGATDDSHPKARGFDRSFTLMPGGAAHMDASQMFPGNYKARYFEDGKETVLPADFTFSSDFFTDRMISYLKNDRKRGQPFFGYLAFTAPHWPLQAPDAFLEKYRNHYREGYDAVRKQRLARMIEKGVMPPGTQINNPLEGVFSSWNRLTEAQRQEQTKAMQIYAAMVDNLDHNIGRVVDYLNTTGELDNTLILFMSDNGAESATPESLGTTEDKNGIREWVDSTFDNSMANMGKKGSYVTLGPQWAQVASTPLPYFKSILSDGGIHVPAVIRYPGKIKAGQIQSETLHVIDFVPTVLELTGAKRPASYQGNKLLSMEGRSFLPVFAGKKLPERSLGWEFNNRKALYRGDWAALHQTPPYGTGKWALYNRKTDPSFRTDLSARHPQKTRELAGEWNRYARRVGVVEAPVRYKYGQMNCFYTECIQPDFLKKSGG encoded by the coding sequence ATGAACATCAAACCCATCATTTTGGCCTTATCCGTGCCGGCCATGCTGTGCACATCTGCGGCCACAGCCAAACCTGCCGCCCAACAGCCGCCCAACGTGCTGGTTATCGTGGCAGACGATTTGGGCTTTTCCGACACCGAACCTTTCGGCGGCGAAATTTCCACGCCCAACATCAACCGTCTCGCCAAAGAAGGCGCGGTATTAAACAATTTCTACACCGGCCCCACCTGTTCGGTAACCCGCTCGATGCTGCTCACCGGCAACGACCACCATCAGGCGGGTTTCGGCACGATGGCCGAATATCTCCAGCCCGAGCAAAAAGGCAAGCCCGGTTATGAAGGCCGTCTGAACGGCAGAGTGATGACGGTTGCCGAAATTCTGAAAAACCACGGTTATGCTTCGTTTGTTACCGGAAAATGGCATTTGGGCGCAACCGACGACAGCCACCCCAAAGCGCGCGGCTTCGACCGTTCGTTCACCCTGATGCCGGGCGGGGCGGCACATATGGATGCCAGCCAGATGTTCCCCGGCAATTACAAAGCCCGTTATTTTGAAGACGGCAAAGAAACCGTGCTGCCCGCCGACTTCACATTCTCAAGCGATTTCTTTACCGACAGGATGATTTCCTACCTGAAAAACGACCGCAAACGCGGCCAGCCGTTCTTCGGTTATCTCGCGTTTACCGCACCGCATTGGCCGTTACAGGCACCTGATGCGTTTTTGGAGAAATACCGCAACCATTACCGCGAAGGATACGATGCGGTACGCAAACAGCGTCTTGCACGCATGATTGAAAAAGGCGTGATGCCGCCCGGAACCCAGATCAACAATCCGCTGGAAGGCGTGTTTTCGTCTTGGAACCGCCTCACCGAAGCGCAGCGTCAGGAACAAACCAAAGCCATGCAGATTTACGCGGCGATGGTAGATAACCTCGACCACAACATCGGCCGCGTTGTCGATTATCTCAACACCACGGGAGAACTCGACAACACTCTGATTCTGTTTATGTCGGACAACGGCGCCGAATCGGCCACGCCCGAATCGCTCGGCACCACCGAAGACAAAAACGGCATCAGGGAATGGGTGGACAGCACTTTCGACAACAGCATGGCCAACATGGGCAAAAAAGGTTCGTATGTTACATTAGGGCCGCAATGGGCGCAGGTTGCCTCCACACCGCTGCCTTATTTCAAGAGCATTTTGTCTGACGGCGGCATCCATGTGCCGGCCGTTATCCGCTATCCCGGCAAGATCAAGGCCGGGCAGATTCAAAGCGAAACCCTGCACGTTATCGACTTCGTGCCCACGGTGTTGGAGCTGACCGGAGCCAAACGCCCCGCCTCGTATCAAGGCAACAAGCTGCTGTCCATGGAAGGCCGCTCGTTCCTGCCCGTGTTCGCCGGCAAGAAGCTGCCCGAACGCTCTTTGGGCTGGGAGTTCAACAACCGCAAAGCACTCTACCGCGGCGATTGGGCGGCACTGCACCAAACCCCGCCTTACGGCACCGGCAAATGGGCGTTGTACAACCGTAAAACCGACCCGTCGTTCCGCACCGACCTCTCCGCGCGCCATCCGCAAAAAACGCGCGAGCTGGCGGGCGAATGGAACCGCTATGCCCGCCGCGTAGGCGTGGTGGAAGCACCCGTGCGCTACAAATACGGCCAAATGAACTGCTTCTACACCGAATGTATCCAACCCGACTTCCTGAAAAAATCGGGCGGTTAA
- a CDS encoding dioxygenase family protein — MNLTEQVIRSFQNIENERHRFLITTFIKKLHEYVRETEPSEQEWEQAIRFLTETGKLCHEQRQEYILLSDVLGVSMLIDQILHEKNEVQTPSTVFGPFFIDNMPIRPFGSSIISDDAAAPPLLVRGKITDIEGNPVAGARIDVWQTAENGMYSGQDPHQSTDNLRGVFLSQEDGSYAFQTILPVSYPIPDDGTVGKLMAYAKRSVWRPAHIHFKIEADGFQGLVTHLFLEGDEYLQNDAVFGVKDRLIVRYSEEKADDTSRERYGLNTDYRLIEYDFILTGDESRER; from the coding sequence ATGAATCTGACCGAACAGGTTATCCGCAGTTTTCAAAACATCGAAAACGAGCGGCACCGTTTTCTCATTACCACTTTCATCAAAAAACTGCACGAATATGTGCGCGAAACCGAACCGAGCGAACAGGAATGGGAGCAGGCCATCCGCTTCTTAACCGAAACCGGCAAACTCTGCCACGAACAGCGTCAGGAATACATTTTGCTGTCGGACGTATTGGGCGTGTCGATGCTGATCGATCAGATTCTGCACGAAAAAAACGAAGTGCAAACGCCTTCCACCGTGTTCGGCCCGTTCTTTATCGACAATATGCCGATAAGGCCGTTCGGCAGCAGCATCATTTCCGATGATGCGGCGGCTCCGCCTTTATTGGTGCGCGGCAAAATCACCGACATCGAAGGCAATCCGGTTGCGGGCGCGCGCATCGATGTTTGGCAAACCGCCGAAAACGGCATGTATTCCGGCCAAGACCCGCACCAAAGCACCGACAACCTCCGCGGCGTGTTTCTCAGCCAAGAAGACGGCAGCTATGCCTTCCAAACCATTTTGCCGGTAAGTTACCCGATTCCCGACGACGGCACGGTGGGCAAGCTGATGGCTTATGCCAAGCGCAGCGTTTGGCGGCCGGCGCACATCCATTTCAAAATCGAGGCCGACGGTTTTCAAGGCTTGGTTACCCACCTGTTTCTCGAAGGCGACGAATATCTGCAAAACGATGCCGTGTTCGGCGTGAAAGACCGCCTGATTGTGCGTTACAGCGAAGAAAAAGCCGACGACACCAGCCGCGAACGCTACGGCCTGAACACAGATTACCGGCTGATTGAATACGATTTCATCCTAACGGGAGACGAGAGCCGTGAGCGATAA